The genomic stretch cgtccggctcgcgcgtctctgagTGTCTTTATCGACTCTTCTTATTGTGGGGGCGCCGCTTGTTTTCTCGGATCCCTTTTTTTTTTAGCTGTGGTGGCGCGTTCATTCCGGCGGCGGAACGGGCCTCTAGCGTTTCCTGCTCGCCTCGATACACACGCTGGCTGTCCATCCGTTCCAccgtctccgcttcgtctggGCCTCCTTTCTTGAGCCTGCCGCGACGGCCTGTtgcccgcggcagcctgccAGATTgccgctgcagaagctcTTTGCCTCTTGCGTCgttcgctgcctgcctctttTGATTCGCGCGCGACTCGAGAGAAACGAAGCAGCGGAACGCCTGGCAGAGAAAGTCTCTTTTCGGCGGGTCGCGGTTCTGTACAGTTCGTGGAACGCGCCTTCGGCATCGCAGAGTCGCGAGTTCGTTTTGCTTGTATAGAAGCTAAACCGTTTCAAAAGGCAAGAGACGCGTCTtccgtctctgtctctcgccgtcATTGCTCTCGCGGCCGTGATCCTCCTGGCGCACGAactgcgcgcgtcttcttgtctcttctctggcTAAGTCCTCTACGTCTTGCGCTCTCGACTCTCCTCCCTaccctctcccccccgctCGTCCTTCTTTGTTATCTCGCGGCTTTGCGAGTTGCTTCGCGTCCCTCGttccgccggcgaagcgtcTCGCGGTTGtcttgcgtcttcgccttcttcctctcttcatgcgcgttctctgcgtgatcttccgcgccgaggcgctcgctgcaggACTCGAAGCCTGGCTGGTTGACTAAGCCAGCCGTCGCGCAcaagcagcggcgagaggatTGGTtcacggcgcccgcgagcggcaTGTGTAAGTCCGACTCTCCGTCTCGTCCGTGCAGCACAGAAGGATGCCTTGAGTCTGTGGCCTCGACGCGCCCCATttcggctgctgcggaggccgcagaggcggagatctcgcgggagagcgacgccATGGAGGCCCTGGGGGCGGCCATTGGGCCTGTGGCGGCCGCAAAGGCCcagtccgccgcgtctgccgggGAATGTGGAGTCGCGAGTCAGACCGAGGAAGATCTGCGAAGGAGAGCTTCGCGTGGGGGGCAggcagaaagcgaagacggcggcggccgaggcgataccggcgcgccctgcgcgtccagagccgcgcaggaggcccCCGAGCAGCGCGTGGGGCGGTGCGGGACtcgagacgagggcgagggcgcgcatCAGGGGCTGCTGGGAGGTGATTCGCGAAGCGAGGTGGATGGGGGGAAGAGCGGAtcggcggaggacggcgacgcacacgcggcagaggcctgcgGGAGTGAACACCGCCCAGCACCGGAGTCGGGCGAGCCGTccgcgggagaggccgcggccgcggaggaggcgccgggcgccgctgcctgctgcgcgtcggcgaaCGAGTCAGAAGCAGGCACGTCGCGCCGGAGACTGAGCGCCGAGGAGGGAGGACAGAAGGGGCACTGCGAGGTGCACGCGGAGTCCGGCTCCAGCTCGACagcgtcctctccctccacggcgccctcgtcgccacACGACTTTgcacgcgcctcgcacgAAGACAAGCACCAGTCTGCGCGAgaggcgtcctccgcgggcgaggagggttCCCGCTCTTCCGCGTTGGAGGCGCCCTGCTGTCCTTCAACGGGCGCTGCGCAAGAAGACCGGGCGCCCATGGACTCGCCCGGCCCCTCGGCACGTCCCGAAgctgccgtcggcggcctgGGCGGTTCTCTGGAAGGCGCTTTattcgccgcggcctctcctgagacttccgcggcgctgttGCCGCCCTGCGAGCCCAGCAACGACGAGGGCGATGAGGGCGACtcagacgaaggagaggaggcggagacgatcgttggcgagcgcgagagctgcCTGGGCGTCGGGAAGAGTTCCTCCGCTGGACTCGActgcgccgagcgcggggcgccgctcccgggagggggggggggcgggaccGCTGACagccagcgg from Besnoitia besnoiti strain Bb-Ger1 chromosome X, whole genome shotgun sequence encodes the following:
- a CDS encoding putative serine/threonine protein phosphatase (encoded by transcript BESB_015710), with protein sequence MCKSDSPSRPCSTEGCLESVASTRPISAAAEAAEAEISRESDAMEALGAAIGPVAAAKAQSAASAGECGVASQTEEDLRRRASRGGQAESEDGGGRGDTGAPCASRAAQEAPEQRVGRCGTRDEGEGAHQGLLGGDSRSEVDGGKSGSAEDGDAHAAEACGSEHRPAPESGEPSAGEAAAAEEAPGAAACCASANESEAGTSRRRLSAEEGGQKGHCEVHAESGSSSTASSPSTAPSSPHDFARASHEDKHQSAREASSAGEEGSRSSALEAPCCPSTGAAQEDRAPMDSPGPSARPEAAVGGLGGSLEGALFAAASPETSAALLPPCEPSNDEGDEGDSDEGEEAETIVGERESCLGVGKSSSAGLDCAERGAPLPGGGGGGTADSQRQALPTAAPCPAPSLPPAGADERVSSGVTKVRTKIRKNEAGDLDAWIEGFHENPPEILSEADLWRVCQRIKQLLVEENNVQPVPAPCIVCGDIHGQFFDLLKLFEVGGKVGEQKYVFLGDYVDRGYNSVETFEYLMLLKLKYPESITLLRGNHESRQITTVYGFYDECVRKYGNANPWKFCTEVFDYLALAAVIDESVFCVHGGLSPDLKLLDQLRLIYRVQEIPHEGTFGDIVWSDPDEVEGWAENPRGAGWLFGDKVVRRFNHVNGLELIARAHQLAMEGFRYIFSDSSVVTVWSAPNYCYRCGNVAAVMKLDANLNRKMLIFKQTDDPQVATRARAIAPYFL